A stretch of Maniola hyperantus chromosome 15, iAphHyp1.2, whole genome shotgun sequence DNA encodes these proteins:
- the LOC117989110 gene encoding uncharacterized protein isoform X5 produces MESRSAPPSPDESGEAVFDSRCGRYPLQPSLQRAFASCRETGRPRPHHRHATSEPARPDDRVLTTAEVHDYPSSESGIAADCPHAHSSNADDSPCYDRSDYEGNSSYSLRHNFLHTIDCNKHRTDFNRSRTPEYNHDHDSDCDRGHPRSQTTRRPHRKHRREDGDGAQSLDERCARDLDEILPARLAAVNLSRDQPPQSWNRSNIAATMERFEPVDYSYAYYDHHLSMPSSSRKANRQRGRGGITRDRTNRHNFVTRYGTEENIYEEITDGSRTCPKHRYVPRQSLVSLDRSVVEEEVRRVESRHKRILGELNLSVEAMLMPECESPDSERAEDRDNIEELLRDAQSPRSSSCGDAKTSGFWNKRAWKKISGFSSSNSINKAGLTDEACRPSRAKSRTATIPYRLLLSRFKSKENNACLQSPPIIKSYSNGKLVVPLDSLAQS; encoded by the exons ATGGAATCCCGCAGTGCGCCGCCGAGCCCCGACGAATCAGGGGAGGCGGTGTTCGATTCACGTTGTGGAAGATACCCGCTCCAACCTTCGCTCCAGAGGGCCTTCGCAAGCTGCCGAGAGACCGGTCGGCCTCGCCCCCATCATCGCCATGCGACTTCAGAACCTGCTCGACCAGACGATCGAGTTCTCACCACAGCAGAGGTCCACGATTACCCTTCATCCGAATCCGGCATCGCTGCCGACTGTCCACATGCCCATTCGAGCAACGCAGACGATAGTCCTTGCTACGATCGATCGGACTACGAGGGAAATTCTAGTTATAGTTTAAGACACAATTTTCTTCATACAATCGACTGCAATAAGCATAGGACAGATTTTAATCGTAGTCGCACACCAGAATACAATCATGACCATGATTCCGACTGTGATCGAGGACACCCACGGTCGCAAACGACTCGTCGACCGCATCGAAAACATAGACGAGAGGACGGCGACGGAGCTCAATCACTCGATGAGCGTTGCGCTCGCGATCTTGATGAAATATTACCCGCGAGACTTGCGGCTGTAAATCTTTCGAGGGACCAACCGCCACAATCATGGAACCGCAGTAATATTGCAGCTACCATGGAGCGATTTGAACCAGTCGATTATTCATACGCCTACTACGACCATCATTTATCTATGCCTTCCTCGTCAAGAAAAGCTAATCGTCAGCGAGGACGTGGTGGGATAACACGAGATCGAACGAATCGTCACAATTTTGTTACAAGATATGGtaccgaagaaaatatttacgAGGAAATAACAGACGGTTCTAGAACGTGTCCGAAACATCGGTACGTTCCAAGGCAATCTCTCGTATCACTGGACAGAAGTGTTGTTGAAGAGGAGGTACGTCGAGTAGAGTCAAGGCATAAGAGAATTCTGGGAGAATTAAATCTAAGTGTGGAAGCGATGCTTATGCCAGAGTGTGAATCCCCTGATTCTGAACGAGCGGAAGACAGAGATAATATAGAAGAACTTCTTAGG GATGCCCAGTCGCCGAGGAGTTCGAGTTGTGGTGATGCCAAGACTAGCGGATTCTGGAATAAGAGGGCTTGGAAGAAAATTTCGGGTTTCTCCAGCTCGAACAGTATAAACAAGGCAGGATTAACAG ATGAAGCCTGTAGGCCAAGCAGAGCTAAATCCAGAACGGCAACAATACCATACAGGTTATTATTATCCAGATTCAAATCAAAAGAAAATAATGCATGCTTACAAAGTCCCCCAATCATTAAAAG CTACTCCAACGGAAAACTGGTGGTGCCGCTGGATTCCCTAGCACAGAGCTGA
- the LOC117989110 gene encoding uncharacterized protein isoform X2 has protein sequence MESRSAPPSPDESGEAVFDSRCGRYPLQPSLQRAFASCRETGRPRPHHRHATSEPARPDDRVLTTAEVHDYPSSESGIAADCPHAHSSNADDSPCYDRSDYEGNSSYSLRHNFLHTIDCNKHRTDFNRSRTPEYNHDHDSDCDRGHPRSQTTRRPHRKHRREDGDGAQSLDERCARDLDEILPARLAAVNLSRDQPPQSWNRSNIAATMERFEPVDYSYAYYDHHLSMPSSSRKANRQRGRGGITRDRTNRHNFVTRYGTEENIYEEITDGSRTCPKHRYVPRQSLVSLDRSVVEEEVRRVESRHKRILGELNLSVEAMLMPECESPDSERAEDRDNIEELLRVGPTDELLSPASCNPPDLDSGFSGSSSGASYVGSLRRKPTGSVPHLPAVAYGTRGAGVRILGAEECNLRCPKDAQSPRSSSCGDAKTSGFWNKRAWKKISGFSSSNSINKAGLTGLLVRYTFRRKSGSQASQGKRRTEPVKCDACLSQRC, from the exons ATGGAATCCCGCAGTGCGCCGCCGAGCCCCGACGAATCAGGGGAGGCGGTGTTCGATTCACGTTGTGGAAGATACCCGCTCCAACCTTCGCTCCAGAGGGCCTTCGCAAGCTGCCGAGAGACCGGTCGGCCTCGCCCCCATCATCGCCATGCGACTTCAGAACCTGCTCGACCAGACGATCGAGTTCTCACCACAGCAGAGGTCCACGATTACCCTTCATCCGAATCCGGCATCGCTGCCGACTGTCCACATGCCCATTCGAGCAACGCAGACGATAGTCCTTGCTACGATCGATCGGACTACGAGGGAAATTCTAGTTATAGTTTAAGACACAATTTTCTTCATACAATCGACTGCAATAAGCATAGGACAGATTTTAATCGTAGTCGCACACCAGAATACAATCATGACCATGATTCCGACTGTGATCGAGGACACCCACGGTCGCAAACGACTCGTCGACCGCATCGAAAACATAGACGAGAGGACGGCGACGGAGCTCAATCACTCGATGAGCGTTGCGCTCGCGATCTTGATGAAATATTACCCGCGAGACTTGCGGCTGTAAATCTTTCGAGGGACCAACCGCCACAATCATGGAACCGCAGTAATATTGCAGCTACCATGGAGCGATTTGAACCAGTCGATTATTCATACGCCTACTACGACCATCATTTATCTATGCCTTCCTCGTCAAGAAAAGCTAATCGTCAGCGAGGACGTGGTGGGATAACACGAGATCGAACGAATCGTCACAATTTTGTTACAAGATATGGtaccgaagaaaatatttacgAGGAAATAACAGACGGTTCTAGAACGTGTCCGAAACATCGGTACGTTCCAAGGCAATCTCTCGTATCACTGGACAGAAGTGTTGTTGAAGAGGAGGTACGTCGAGTAGAGTCAAGGCATAAGAGAATTCTGGGAGAATTAAATCTAAGTGTGGAAGCGATGCTTATGCCAGAGTGTGAATCCCCTGATTCTGAACGAGCGGAAGACAGAGATAATATAGAAGAACTTCTTAGGGTAGGTCCAACGGATGAATTATTATCACCGGCTAGTTGTAATCCCCCAGATTTGGATAGTGGTTTTAGCGGAAGTAGTAGTGGGGCAAGCTATGTAGGTAGTTTGCGAAGGAAACCAACTGGATCTGTACCTCATTTACCTGCAGTAGCATATGGAACGCGAGGGGCAGGTGTCCGTATCTTAGGCGCTGAAGAATGTAATTTACGTTGTCCTAAGGATGCCCAGTCGCCGAGGAGTTCGAGTTGTGGTGATGCCAAGACTAGCGGATTCTGGAATAAGAGGGCTTGGAAGAAAATTTCGGGTTTCTCCAGCTCGAACAGTATAAACAAGGCAGGATTAACAG GTCTGCTCGTTAGGTACACTTTCCGGCGTAAGTCCGGCTCGCAGGCCTCTCAGGGCAAGAGGCGTACCGAGCCTGTCAAATGCGATGCGTGCCTCTCGCAACGATGTTAG
- the LOC117989110 gene encoding uncharacterized protein isoform X1 has translation MESRSAPPSPDESGEAVFDSRCGRYPLQPSLQRAFASCRETGRPRPHHRHATSEPARPDDRVLTTAEVHDYPSSESGIAADCPHAHSSNADDSPCYDRSDYEGNSSYSLRHNFLHTIDCNKHRTDFNRSRTPEYNHDHDSDCDRGHPRSQTTRRPHRKHRREDGDGAQSLDERCARDLDEILPARLAAVNLSRDQPPQSWNRSNIAATMERFEPVDYSYAYYDHHLSMPSSSRKANRQRGRGGITRDRTNRHNFVTRYGTEENIYEEITDGSRTCPKHRYVPRQSLVSLDRSVVEEEVRRVESRHKRILGELNLSVEAMLMPECESPDSERAEDRDNIEELLRVGPTDELLSPASCNPPDLDSGFSGSSSGASYVGSLRRKPTGSVPHLPAVAYGTRGAGVRILGAEECNLRCPKDAQSPRSSSCGDAKTSGFWNKRAWKKISGFSSSNSINKAGLTDEACRPSRAKSRTATIPYRLLLSRFKSKENNACLQSPPIIKSYSNGKLVVPLDSLAQS, from the exons ATGGAATCCCGCAGTGCGCCGCCGAGCCCCGACGAATCAGGGGAGGCGGTGTTCGATTCACGTTGTGGAAGATACCCGCTCCAACCTTCGCTCCAGAGGGCCTTCGCAAGCTGCCGAGAGACCGGTCGGCCTCGCCCCCATCATCGCCATGCGACTTCAGAACCTGCTCGACCAGACGATCGAGTTCTCACCACAGCAGAGGTCCACGATTACCCTTCATCCGAATCCGGCATCGCTGCCGACTGTCCACATGCCCATTCGAGCAACGCAGACGATAGTCCTTGCTACGATCGATCGGACTACGAGGGAAATTCTAGTTATAGTTTAAGACACAATTTTCTTCATACAATCGACTGCAATAAGCATAGGACAGATTTTAATCGTAGTCGCACACCAGAATACAATCATGACCATGATTCCGACTGTGATCGAGGACACCCACGGTCGCAAACGACTCGTCGACCGCATCGAAAACATAGACGAGAGGACGGCGACGGAGCTCAATCACTCGATGAGCGTTGCGCTCGCGATCTTGATGAAATATTACCCGCGAGACTTGCGGCTGTAAATCTTTCGAGGGACCAACCGCCACAATCATGGAACCGCAGTAATATTGCAGCTACCATGGAGCGATTTGAACCAGTCGATTATTCATACGCCTACTACGACCATCATTTATCTATGCCTTCCTCGTCAAGAAAAGCTAATCGTCAGCGAGGACGTGGTGGGATAACACGAGATCGAACGAATCGTCACAATTTTGTTACAAGATATGGtaccgaagaaaatatttacgAGGAAATAACAGACGGTTCTAGAACGTGTCCGAAACATCGGTACGTTCCAAGGCAATCTCTCGTATCACTGGACAGAAGTGTTGTTGAAGAGGAGGTACGTCGAGTAGAGTCAAGGCATAAGAGAATTCTGGGAGAATTAAATCTAAGTGTGGAAGCGATGCTTATGCCAGAGTGTGAATCCCCTGATTCTGAACGAGCGGAAGACAGAGATAATATAGAAGAACTTCTTAGGGTAGGTCCAACGGATGAATTATTATCACCGGCTAGTTGTAATCCCCCAGATTTGGATAGTGGTTTTAGCGGAAGTAGTAGTGGGGCAAGCTATGTAGGTAGTTTGCGAAGGAAACCAACTGGATCTGTACCTCATTTACCTGCAGTAGCATATGGAACGCGAGGGGCAGGTGTCCGTATCTTAGGCGCTGAAGAATGTAATTTACGTTGTCCTAAGGATGCCCAGTCGCCGAGGAGTTCGAGTTGTGGTGATGCCAAGACTAGCGGATTCTGGAATAAGAGGGCTTGGAAGAAAATTTCGGGTTTCTCCAGCTCGAACAGTATAAACAAGGCAGGATTAACAG ATGAAGCCTGTAGGCCAAGCAGAGCTAAATCCAGAACGGCAACAATACCATACAGGTTATTATTATCCAGATTCAAATCAAAAGAAAATAATGCATGCTTACAAAGTCCCCCAATCATTAAAAG CTACTCCAACGGAAAACTGGTGGTGCCGCTGGATTCCCTAGCACAGAGCTGA
- the LOC117989110 gene encoding uncharacterized protein isoform X4, giving the protein MESRSAPPSPDESGEAVFDSRCGRYPLQPSLQRAFASCRETGRPRPHHRHATSEPARPDDRVLTTAEVHDYPSSESGIAADCPHAHSSNADDSPCYDRSDYEGNSSYSLRHNFLHTIDCNKHRTDFNRSRTPEYNHDHDSDCDRGHPRSQTTRRPHRKHRREDGDGAQSLDERCARDLDEILPARLAAVNLSRDQPPQSWNRSNIAATMERFEPVDYSYAYYDHHLSMPSSSRKANRQRGRGGITRDRTNRHNFVTRYGTEENIYEEITDGSRTCPKHRYVPRQSLVSLDRSVVEEEVRRVESRHKRILGELNLSVEAMLMPECESPDSERAEDRDNIEELLRVGPTDELLSPASCNPPDLDSGFSGSSSGASYVGSLRRKPTGSVPHLPAVAYGTRGAGVRILGAEECNLRCPKDAQSPRSSSCGDAKTSGFWNKRAWKKISGFSSSNSINKAGLTATPTENWWCRWIP; this is encoded by the exons ATGGAATCCCGCAGTGCGCCGCCGAGCCCCGACGAATCAGGGGAGGCGGTGTTCGATTCACGTTGTGGAAGATACCCGCTCCAACCTTCGCTCCAGAGGGCCTTCGCAAGCTGCCGAGAGACCGGTCGGCCTCGCCCCCATCATCGCCATGCGACTTCAGAACCTGCTCGACCAGACGATCGAGTTCTCACCACAGCAGAGGTCCACGATTACCCTTCATCCGAATCCGGCATCGCTGCCGACTGTCCACATGCCCATTCGAGCAACGCAGACGATAGTCCTTGCTACGATCGATCGGACTACGAGGGAAATTCTAGTTATAGTTTAAGACACAATTTTCTTCATACAATCGACTGCAATAAGCATAGGACAGATTTTAATCGTAGTCGCACACCAGAATACAATCATGACCATGATTCCGACTGTGATCGAGGACACCCACGGTCGCAAACGACTCGTCGACCGCATCGAAAACATAGACGAGAGGACGGCGACGGAGCTCAATCACTCGATGAGCGTTGCGCTCGCGATCTTGATGAAATATTACCCGCGAGACTTGCGGCTGTAAATCTTTCGAGGGACCAACCGCCACAATCATGGAACCGCAGTAATATTGCAGCTACCATGGAGCGATTTGAACCAGTCGATTATTCATACGCCTACTACGACCATCATTTATCTATGCCTTCCTCGTCAAGAAAAGCTAATCGTCAGCGAGGACGTGGTGGGATAACACGAGATCGAACGAATCGTCACAATTTTGTTACAAGATATGGtaccgaagaaaatatttacgAGGAAATAACAGACGGTTCTAGAACGTGTCCGAAACATCGGTACGTTCCAAGGCAATCTCTCGTATCACTGGACAGAAGTGTTGTTGAAGAGGAGGTACGTCGAGTAGAGTCAAGGCATAAGAGAATTCTGGGAGAATTAAATCTAAGTGTGGAAGCGATGCTTATGCCAGAGTGTGAATCCCCTGATTCTGAACGAGCGGAAGACAGAGATAATATAGAAGAACTTCTTAGGGTAGGTCCAACGGATGAATTATTATCACCGGCTAGTTGTAATCCCCCAGATTTGGATAGTGGTTTTAGCGGAAGTAGTAGTGGGGCAAGCTATGTAGGTAGTTTGCGAAGGAAACCAACTGGATCTGTACCTCATTTACCTGCAGTAGCATATGGAACGCGAGGGGCAGGTGTCCGTATCTTAGGCGCTGAAGAATGTAATTTACGTTGTCCTAAGGATGCCCAGTCGCCGAGGAGTTCGAGTTGTGGTGATGCCAAGACTAGCGGATTCTGGAATAAGAGGGCTTGGAAGAAAATTTCGGGTTTCTCCAGCTCGAACAGTATAAACAAGGCAGGATTAACAG CTACTCCAACGGAAAACTGGTGGTGCCGCTGGATTCCCTAG
- the LOC117989110 gene encoding uncharacterized protein isoform X3 has product MESRSAPPSPDESGEAVFDSRCGRYPLQPSLQRAFASCRETGRPRPHHRHATSEPARPDDRVLTTAEVHDYPSSESGIAADCPHAHSSNADDSPCYDRSDYEGNSSYSLRHNFLHTIDCNKHRTDFNRSRTPEYNHDHDSDCDRGHPRSQTTRRPHRKHRREDGDGAQSLDERCARDLDEILPARLAAVNLSRDQPPQSWNRSNIAATMERFEPVDYSYAYYDHHLSMPSSSRKANRQRGRGGITRDRTNRHNFVTRYGTEENIYEEITDGSRTCPKHRYVPRQSLVSLDRSVVEEEVRRVESRHKRILGELNLSVEAMLMPECESPDSERAEDRDNIEELLRVGPTDELLSPASCNPPDLDSGFSGSSSGASYVGSLRRKPTGSVPHLPAVAYGTRGAGVRILGAEECNLRCPKDAQSPRSSSCGDAKTSGFWNKRAWKKISGFSSSNSINKAGLTDEACRPSRAKSRTATIPYSYSNGKLVVPLDSLAQS; this is encoded by the exons ATGGAATCCCGCAGTGCGCCGCCGAGCCCCGACGAATCAGGGGAGGCGGTGTTCGATTCACGTTGTGGAAGATACCCGCTCCAACCTTCGCTCCAGAGGGCCTTCGCAAGCTGCCGAGAGACCGGTCGGCCTCGCCCCCATCATCGCCATGCGACTTCAGAACCTGCTCGACCAGACGATCGAGTTCTCACCACAGCAGAGGTCCACGATTACCCTTCATCCGAATCCGGCATCGCTGCCGACTGTCCACATGCCCATTCGAGCAACGCAGACGATAGTCCTTGCTACGATCGATCGGACTACGAGGGAAATTCTAGTTATAGTTTAAGACACAATTTTCTTCATACAATCGACTGCAATAAGCATAGGACAGATTTTAATCGTAGTCGCACACCAGAATACAATCATGACCATGATTCCGACTGTGATCGAGGACACCCACGGTCGCAAACGACTCGTCGACCGCATCGAAAACATAGACGAGAGGACGGCGACGGAGCTCAATCACTCGATGAGCGTTGCGCTCGCGATCTTGATGAAATATTACCCGCGAGACTTGCGGCTGTAAATCTTTCGAGGGACCAACCGCCACAATCATGGAACCGCAGTAATATTGCAGCTACCATGGAGCGATTTGAACCAGTCGATTATTCATACGCCTACTACGACCATCATTTATCTATGCCTTCCTCGTCAAGAAAAGCTAATCGTCAGCGAGGACGTGGTGGGATAACACGAGATCGAACGAATCGTCACAATTTTGTTACAAGATATGGtaccgaagaaaatatttacgAGGAAATAACAGACGGTTCTAGAACGTGTCCGAAACATCGGTACGTTCCAAGGCAATCTCTCGTATCACTGGACAGAAGTGTTGTTGAAGAGGAGGTACGTCGAGTAGAGTCAAGGCATAAGAGAATTCTGGGAGAATTAAATCTAAGTGTGGAAGCGATGCTTATGCCAGAGTGTGAATCCCCTGATTCTGAACGAGCGGAAGACAGAGATAATATAGAAGAACTTCTTAGGGTAGGTCCAACGGATGAATTATTATCACCGGCTAGTTGTAATCCCCCAGATTTGGATAGTGGTTTTAGCGGAAGTAGTAGTGGGGCAAGCTATGTAGGTAGTTTGCGAAGGAAACCAACTGGATCTGTACCTCATTTACCTGCAGTAGCATATGGAACGCGAGGGGCAGGTGTCCGTATCTTAGGCGCTGAAGAATGTAATTTACGTTGTCCTAAGGATGCCCAGTCGCCGAGGAGTTCGAGTTGTGGTGATGCCAAGACTAGCGGATTCTGGAATAAGAGGGCTTGGAAGAAAATTTCGGGTTTCTCCAGCTCGAACAGTATAAACAAGGCAGGATTAACAG ATGAAGCCTGTAGGCCAAGCAGAGCTAAATCCAGAACGGCAACAATACCATACAG CTACTCCAACGGAAAACTGGTGGTGCCGCTGGATTCCCTAGCACAGAGCTGA